Below is a genomic region from uncultured Sunxiuqinia sp..
CAACAGTCAGCCCAGGAACCTGCTCAGCAATATCAGCATGAACTGTATCGCCATAGCTAATTTCATTTCCGTCGATGTTGTTCCATTGCTTTGGCACAAAATCAGGGTTTTCGCCAATTGGCCGAAAATGTTGAAACCGAAAATCCAAGGTATTAATTGCAATGGTAAACCCAAAGTGCAATTGCTTCTCATCAAAGGTTGTCAGGTTCTTCACCCGTTGAATTTGAGCGAATGAATTAATCGCCAAATAAAGAAGCGCTATGCTAATGAAGAGTTTTTTCACTGATTCTGATGAATTTATTGTCCTAAATCAAAAACCATCTAATTCTCAAAATATTGCCCATTTCAGGATGCGAATCATCACATTTATTTTTGAGCGACGTATATTGTTGCAATTCCCATGGTTAGCCTTCGTTGCTGAACCTGGCGAAAACCGGTATCCGACAATATATTCAACATATCCTGATCATCAGGAAAAGCCATCACCGATTCGGGCAAATACGTATAAGCTGAAGAATCTTTGGAAACCAGTCCACCGACAAACGGCAAAATATGGAAGAAATAAAACTTATACAACTGTTTAAACGGGAAATATTTGGGTTTTGAAAACTCCAGAATAATGGCAACCCCACCATGATGGAGCACCCGATAAAATTCATCCAATCCACTCTGTAAGGTTTCAAAGTTACGAACCCCAAAAGCTACTGTGATGGCATCTATCGAATCATCTTCAAAAGGCATACTTTCCGAATCACCTTTCTGAAATCGAATGAGAGAATCCAGTCCTAATTTTTTAACCTTTTCCTCTCCTACTCGGATCATTTCACCCGATAGATCGTAGCCAATAATCTCATCAACATTTAACCTGGAAGTAGCAATGGCGAAATCACCAGTGCCTGTGGCCACATCTAAAATCCGCTTTGGGCTATATTCACGGAGAATTTTAACGGCCTTTTTACGCCATAACCGATCGATTCCCAGACTTAAAAAATGATTTAAAAAATCGTATTTTGCTGCGATATTATCGAACATCTGCTCGACTTGTTGCTTTTTATTTTTATCAGAATTTTGATAGGGAGCTACTGTCATTCAGCTTGTGGTATCATTTTATCAATATAACCCAACGACTCATCATCAATACGAATTTCGCCTTTAGTAACATGCCCAAGTGTAAAAAACGGTAATTTCGTACCTTGCATAAAGTCGACGAAGTCATCTTCACTCTCCTGAGGAACACCAACTATTATACGTCCCATTGATTCGCCAAACAGAAAGGCATCGCTTCTAATTTCGGCATCTGTTGTAATATCAAATCCAAGTCCTGCAGGCATTCCGGCTCTCATCAGGGAAAAGAAAAGTCCACCTTTTCCGATAGGACTGGCAGATGTTATTAGTTGTTTTGAAATCAAGCCCTTCATCGCTTCCTGCAATCGAACTTCTACATCAATATCAAACTGAGGAAGAGGCGAATCATACACTTCGTGGAAAAACTCAAGATATTCTGATGAATTGATATCATCGTAAGATTTTCCGATTACAAAAATATTGTTCCCCTTATTCTTCAGGTTATGCGTAATCACTTTGTCTTTATCTTCCACACTACCCATCATACTAATAATGATCGTGGGTGTTAAATCACCATGCCCGGTAAAATAGTCGAACCTGATTTTGCGATCGGCAACTTTTATATTGAACTTTTGGCAAGCATTTTCCAAGCCCTGTTTTGCACCCGAAGCAATAAACTGGCCATTCGGATGGGCAATATTAATGTGGTACAAAAAAGCACTCACCGCTTCCGGTTTCACTCCGTAACAAGCCATTCTTCGAGCCGCCCGGCTAATCAGAATTTCAATCGCTTTTTGAGGGTCAGTGGCTAAGTGATGGTGAAAGGCATGCGTTGTCATGGCCATCATCTGTCCATTGTCAGCAGTAAAAATACCAGTTTCATCCGAATCTCCATTGGCCACATTTTCAAGCTCCAATCCTTCCTCACTAAAATCATTAAAGTAGTTAACCGGGGCCAAGTTGGGATTGACCATTAGGTTAAAAACAATTTCATTAATATCTTTGGGCTCTTCAATCTGATCAATAGAGAACACCTCTTGGTTTTCAACTGTTTCAGCCATAATTTTTAATTCTTTACTTCTTATAGGAAAACAAAAATAGTCAAGTAGTTGATTTTTTCATAAAAAAAAGGGAATTTTAATTTCTTTGAAAAGACAGAAAAATACCATGAAACAAAAGATTGCGTTAATTACCGGAGCAACATCCGGCATTGGACTGGAAACCGCTAGGATACTCTCAAAAAATCATTTTAACCTTATCATAACAGGACGAAGAAAAAATCGATTGAAAGATTTAAAACAAGAACTGGAACATGATAATTGTGTGGTCTTCACCCTTTGCTTTGATATTCAATCGAAAAAAGAAGTTGACCAAGCACTTTTGTCTTTATCAGGAGAATGGAAAAAAGTTGACGTTTTAATCAACAATGCCGGTCTTGCAGCAGGTTTTGATCCGATTCACAAAGCTAAAACGGAAGATTGGGAAAGCATGATTGACACCAACATTAAGGGTTTGCTTTATGTAACCCGTGAGGTATCGAACTGGATGATAAAACGAAACGAAGGACACATTGTAAATATTGGATCGATTGCAGGAATTGAGCCTTACCCAAACGGAACGGTCTATTGCGGAACCAAACATGCTGTAATTGCGATCAGCAAAGCCATGCGCATTGAGTTGGCTCCATACAAAATCAAAGTGAGTACGGTGAGTCCGGGAGCTGTTGAAACCGAGTTTTCGCTTGTTCGGTTTAAGGGTGAAAAAGAAAAAGCCCAAAAAGTGTATGAAGGTTTTACTCCTCTTAATGGCCGTGACATTGCAGAAAGTATTTACTTTGTAGTGTCGAGACCGGCACATGTTAATATTGATGACCTTTTGATCATGCCTACGGCTCAGTCTTCGGCAAGAGATGTTTTCAGAAAATAACAGAAAAATGACGATAAGCTCAACATATCTTAAAGAATTTACCCAACAGGTTTTTGAAAAAATAGGATGCTCTCCGGCAGAAGCCGAGTTAGCAGCTGATTGCTTAAATCAAGCCGATTTGCGTGGCGTTGATTCACACGGGGTTGCCCGCCTGAGTGGCTACATCAGATTGTGGGAGAAGAAAAGGCTAAATACCAAACCCGATATGAAAGTGGTTCATGAAACACCATCAACCGCAGTGCTGGATGCTGATTTGGCATTGGGATTGGTTGCCGGACCCAAAGCCATGCAAATAGCTATCGACAAAGCTAAACAAGTTGGTAGTGGCTGGGTGGCTGTAAAAAATTCTAATCATTACGGAATTGCAGCCTATCATGCAATGATGGCGCTGAAGGAAGACATGATCGGCATCTCAATGACCAATGCCAGTCCGCTTGTTTCTCCTACTTTTTCGAAAAGTCGTTTTTTGGGAACTAATCCGATTGCCGTTGCCATTCCGGCCAAAACCGAACCTCCCTTTATAATGGATATGGCTACCACAACTGTTGCCAATGGCAAACTGGAAGTTTTACAACGCAAAGGCGAAGATGCCCCATTCGGCTGGGCACAGGATAAAGAAGGGCAACCAACAACAGATGCATTTACACTCAAGAAAGGTGGAGCGATGCTTCCGCTTGGTGGCGACCGGGAACACGGAAGCCATAAAGGCTATTGCCTCGGCGCTATGGTTGATATCTTCTCTGCTGTTTTATCAGGAGCCAATTATGGGCCCTGGGTTCCACCGTTTGTAGCCTTCCTAGATCCACCAACAGATCCGGTTGGTGATGGTATCGGCCATTTCTTCGGTGCATTTCGGATTGATGCGTTCCGACCTGCTGAAGATTTTAAAAATCACATGGATAATTGGATACGAACGTTTCGCAATGCCGAAACGGTGAATCCTAACGATCAGGTTTTAATTCCCGGTGATCCGGAAAGGAAACTAACCGCTGAACGTCAACAAAAAGGCATACCTTTGCAACAAGCTGTTGTTGAAGACTTAAAACAATTAGCTGCCAGCCTGGAATTAACCTTTAATCCGAAACAACATGCCTAAAACACTGGTCATAACTCCGGTTAAAGACTCGATTGACACAACGCTTCAAACAATCGAAGCAATTCATGCGGCAGAAGGTGATCATCTGCACTATGTTTATAATGATTTTAGCACCCCCGAGACAAAAAAGATACTTGAAAAGAAAAAGAAAAAGTTTGGATTTGAGCTGATCAACCTCGAAGAAATCACAAATACCCCATCGCCCAATTACAACCTGGTGCTTCAAATGGCACAGAAAAAAGCAATTGAATTAAAAGTGCCCTTAGTGATCGTTGAATCAGATGTGATTATCAAGCGTGACACCTTAGACAAGATGTACGAGCTCAGCCTGAGTACGCGAAATTGTGGTATGCTGGGAGCAATTACGACTGATGAATCGGGACAGGTTAATTTTCCATATCTTAATTTCAAAGGAGAAAAAAAGGAGATTACAGATACATCACACAGTCTGAGTTTTTGTTGCACACTGCTTAGTTCAAAACTTCTGGAAAGCTTTTCGTTTAAAGAGCTTTCCAGTGAAAAGCATTGGTACGACGTATTTATCTCAAGAAAATCGAAGTTACTCGGTTTTAAAAATTATCTGGTTACAAGTCTTCCGGTGGTTCATAAACCACATAGCAGCCGCCCTTGGAAGCAGCTCAAATATACCAACCCGCTAAAATATTATTTCAATAAGCTAATTAAACGAAAAGATCGTATTTAATGGCTCTCATAAAAAACTACCAACGTTTCAAAGTATTGCTACAGCTACTCTTTTGGCTTAGCAGTTTCACTTTTGCGTTGGCGTCCTTTTATGTGGCTTCCGATTTTCATTTCAACCTAGCTAACGACACGCTACGAGCGTTAATTCTTAACACGGGCTTTGCTGTTGGAGTATACGTCAATCTCCGAATTCTTATTCCCAGGTTACTCAAAAAGAAATTCTATATTTTTTATGCGTTCTGGTTAATTATTACGCTGGCAATCTCCTCCTTAATCATTCTGACCCTTTTCTATTTCTTGCTTCACTTTAACCGTCCGCGGTTGTTTTCCTCGTACTTCTTCACTACGGCTTTCTATGTTGGAGTAACGTCGCTGGTCAAGTTTCTGCACGAATGGATCGAAATGCAGGATATTGCACTGCGTTACAATCAGGTAGAACGTGAAAAACTGGAGGCAGAACTAAACACTCTGAAAGCCCAGATCAACCCGCACTTTTTGTTTAACTCTCTGAATAACATTTACTCTCTTTCTCTGATAAAATCGAAAGAAACACCCGGTATAATATTGAAGTTGTCAGACTTAATGCGCCATGTATTATATGAGTCTCGAGAAAATTTCATTAGCCTGAAAAAAGAAATTGAGTTTATTCAAAACTTTATCGAACTGCAACGCATTCGGTTATCGAGTAAAACAGATATTAAACTTCAGCTCAGCGGAGAACCGAATAATAAACTCATCATCCCCTTGATTTTTGAGCCTTTTGTCGATAACGCTTTTAAGCACGGAAGTAAGTCGATTCAGAATAATCCGTTTATTTATATTGAAATCGAGATCAAAGAGCACTCACTGTATTTTAAGGCAACAAACAGCTTTGATGAGACGAGCACTCACTCAAATCCAAAAGCGTCCGGTATTGGTCTTAAAAACGTAAAAAAACGACTAGACTATTTATATGCAAAGGATGAATACGATTTAAAAATCAGTGAAAAAGAAAACATCTTTAGCGTGGAGTTACAACTGACTTTAAAAACAATAAAATGATCAGAGCAATAGTAGTTGATGACGAACCGTTGGCGCAAAATGTAATTAAGCAGTTTGCCAAGGATATTCCGGAGCTTGAAATAGTATGCTGCTGCAACAATGCTTTAGAGGCCAGCAGCCTTCTAAAAGACGAACATGCTGATTTAATGTTTCTGGATGTTAATATGCCAAGATTAAGCGGCTTAGATTTTTTGAAAAACCTTACGAATCCTCCATTGGTCATTTTAACAACGGCCTACGCCGATTATGCCATGGAAGGGTATGAACTTAACATACTCGACTACCTGAAGAAGCCCTTTTCATTTGAACGCTTTTATAAAGCTGTACAAAAAGCTGACGAACAGTTAAAATTGATGACTGCTCTGCACCACGAAGAACACAACGAGGACTACATATACATAAAGGCCAACAAAAAGGCTATCCGGGTTGAATTTAAATCGATAATTTACATCGAAGGTCTGGGAGATTACATTAAGGTCCATTTGAAAGATAAGCACCTGGTGACCAACTTATCCATGAAAAAAATGGAAGAACTACTTCCTGCAGCCGAGTTTTTCAGAATTCACAAATCATACATCATACGTCTTGATCAAATCCAAAGTATTGAAGGCAATCAGCTTGAAATCAATGGACAAAAATTACCAATAGGCAATAACTTCAGGCACGATTTTCAAGAACTGATTAATAAGCACATCATCAAATAACCGGACAGCTAAATATTAAATCCCTGCTCTCTTAAGGTTGCTAGCAGCTTTTTAGAGAAGAATTCACTATCAACCTTTTTATAACGTACATCGGTAAATACCTGTGCCAGGTTATCTTTCTCATTTTCTTTCACAAACTGTTTTGAACTTGGCAAATTCTCCTTTTCTCCATGTAAATCATTAATCTTCTCAGGCGTATAGTCTTTATATCTTTCTGAATGAATAAGCCCATCCAGCGGCAAACGATCAGTTAACTCTGGCTTGTGATCAGGATAACCTAAAACAATCGCTGTAATCGGAATAACGCCCTTAGGAAGCTCAAGAACATCTATAAACTCTTTGGCATTGTATAGCGCAGTTCCAAGGTAACAAATACCTAACCCATGATACTCTGCTTCCACACACAAATTCTGAGCAAATAATGAAGCGTCTATCGTTGAATTCATCAACCACAACAAGTTGTTATAACCGGCATCAGCATTTCGTTCCTCGCACCACAAACTAAACCGATTGATATCAGCACAAACAGTTAGTAAAACGGGTGCTTGCTTCACCATTGGTTGATTAAAGTGTAAAGGAGCGAGCTTCTCTTTCGCCTTGATGTCTTTAGTAATAACAACACTATACAGTTGCATATTGCCTGTATTTGATGCTCTGGTTCCAGCCTCAATAATCTCAATCAAGACTTCTTCCTCTATCGGCGTTGATTTATACTGACGAATAGATCGGTGTTTAAAAAGTATGTCCATAATTGTTGATTTTTAGAAATACAAAAATACAAAAAAAGGGGAAGCCAACTGGCTCCCCCTTCTTAATCAATCAATTCGGCATTACTTTTTAACAAGCCTTTCAGTTTTGGCAACTACATCATCTTTAGTAATTAAAGTCATGAGATAGATACCACTGCGTAAGTCACCCAAGTCAATGTTAGTGTTAGGGCTAACAATGTCTTTCACGCGTTGACCAGCAACGTTTGTTACAACAATTCGTGAAAGTTTGTCTGCATTATCAACAGTAACAAATCCATCAAATGGGTTCGGATACACCTTGTACTCGAGAGAACCACTTGGCTCTTCAACACCAGTAGCAAAATCACCAGTAATGAAGTTCCATACTGTATCGTCAGTCAGTCCTAAGCTTTTATTACCTGCAGCATCAGCTACAAGACCAGCGTCGAACGTCACATAGTATTCTGTATTTTTATTCAATCCACCTACTTCAGGATCGTAAGTATAATCTACAGTAACTGTTGAACCGTCAACCATACCCGCAGTTAATGGAATAGTAAGAACAGGAGTTGTTCCACCAACTTTAGTAATGTAAACATTACCGCTTCCTGCCACAACATCTTCATTAAATGTTACTTTAAGTGTTGGGTGGTTGTCAGCGATTGTAGCTCCATCCTCAGGAGTATAAGTAGCAGGCATTGGACCAGTGTTATCACCTATCGTGTAAGTGAACGTAGTTCCAGCAAATGCATTTCCACCCATATCCATAATGG
It encodes:
- a CDS encoding Ldh family oxidoreductase translates to MTISSTYLKEFTQQVFEKIGCSPAEAELAADCLNQADLRGVDSHGVARLSGYIRLWEKKRLNTKPDMKVVHETPSTAVLDADLALGLVAGPKAMQIAIDKAKQVGSGWVAVKNSNHYGIAAYHAMMALKEDMIGISMTNASPLVSPTFSKSRFLGTNPIAVAIPAKTEPPFIMDMATTTVANGKLEVLQRKGEDAPFGWAQDKEGQPTTDAFTLKKGGAMLPLGGDREHGSHKGYCLGAMVDIFSAVLSGANYGPWVPPFVAFLDPPTDPVGDGIGHFFGAFRIDAFRPAEDFKNHMDNWIRTFRNAETVNPNDQVLIPGDPERKLTAERQQKGIPLQQAVVEDLKQLAASLELTFNPKQHA
- a CDS encoding AIR synthase-related protein — translated: MAETVENQEVFSIDQIEEPKDINEIVFNLMVNPNLAPVNYFNDFSEEGLELENVANGDSDETGIFTADNGQMMAMTTHAFHHHLATDPQKAIEILISRAARRMACYGVKPEAVSAFLYHINIAHPNGQFIASGAKQGLENACQKFNIKVADRKIRFDYFTGHGDLTPTIIISMMGSVEDKDKVITHNLKNKGNNIFVIGKSYDDINSSEYLEFFHEVYDSPLPQFDIDVEVRLQEAMKGLISKQLITSASPIGKGGLFFSLMRAGMPAGLGFDITTDAEIRSDAFLFGESMGRIIVGVPQESEDDFVDFMQGTKLPFFTLGHVTKGEIRIDDESLGYIDKMIPQAE
- a CDS encoding glycosyltransferase — protein: MPKTLVITPVKDSIDTTLQTIEAIHAAEGDHLHYVYNDFSTPETKKILEKKKKKFGFELINLEEITNTPSPNYNLVLQMAQKKAIELKVPLVIVESDVIIKRDTLDKMYELSLSTRNCGMLGAITTDESGQVNFPYLNFKGEKKEITDTSHSLSFCCTLLSSKLLESFSFKELSSEKHWYDVFISRKSKLLGFKNYLVTSLPVVHKPHSSRPWKQLKYTNPLKYYFNKLIKRKDRI
- a CDS encoding sensor histidine kinase, which gives rise to MALIKNYQRFKVLLQLLFWLSSFTFALASFYVASDFHFNLANDTLRALILNTGFAVGVYVNLRILIPRLLKKKFYIFYAFWLIITLAISSLIILTLFYFLLHFNRPRLFSSYFFTTAFYVGVTSLVKFLHEWIEMQDIALRYNQVEREKLEAELNTLKAQINPHFLFNSLNNIYSLSLIKSKETPGIILKLSDLMRHVLYESRENFISLKKEIEFIQNFIELQRIRLSSKTDIKLQLSGEPNNKLIIPLIFEPFVDNAFKHGSKSIQNNPFIYIEIEIKEHSLYFKATNSFDETSTHSNPKASGIGLKNVKKRLDYLYAKDEYDLKISEKENIFSVELQLTLKTIK
- the ubiE gene encoding bifunctional demethylmenaquinone methyltransferase/2-methoxy-6-polyprenyl-1,4-benzoquinol methylase UbiE, producing the protein MTVAPYQNSDKNKKQQVEQMFDNIAAKYDFLNHFLSLGIDRLWRKKAVKILREYSPKRILDVATGTGDFAIATSRLNVDEIIGYDLSGEMIRVGEEKVKKLGLDSLIRFQKGDSESMPFEDDSIDAITVAFGVRNFETLQSGLDEFYRVLHHGGVAIILEFSKPKYFPFKQLYKFYFFHILPFVGGLVSKDSSAYTYLPESVMAFPDDQDMLNILSDTGFRQVQQRRLTMGIATIYVAQK
- a CDS encoding SDR family NAD(P)-dependent oxidoreductase, which translates into the protein MKQKIALITGATSGIGLETARILSKNHFNLIITGRRKNRLKDLKQELEHDNCVVFTLCFDIQSKKEVDQALLSLSGEWKKVDVLINNAGLAAGFDPIHKAKTEDWESMIDTNIKGLLYVTREVSNWMIKRNEGHIVNIGSIAGIEPYPNGTVYCGTKHAVIAISKAMRIELAPYKIKVSTVSPGAVETEFSLVRFKGEKEKAQKVYEGFTPLNGRDIAESIYFVVSRPAHVNIDDLLIMPTAQSSARDVFRK
- a CDS encoding LytTR family DNA-binding domain-containing protein codes for the protein MIRAIVVDDEPLAQNVIKQFAKDIPELEIVCCCNNALEASSLLKDEHADLMFLDVNMPRLSGLDFLKNLTNPPLVILTTAYADYAMEGYELNILDYLKKPFSFERFYKAVQKADEQLKLMTALHHEEHNEDYIYIKANKKAIRVEFKSIIYIEGLGDYIKVHLKDKHLVTNLSMKKMEELLPAAEFFRIHKSYIIRLDQIQSIEGNQLEINGQKLPIGNNFRHDFQELINKHIIK
- a CDS encoding nitroreductase family protein, with the protein product MDILFKHRSIRQYKSTPIEEEVLIEIIEAGTRASNTGNMQLYSVVITKDIKAKEKLAPLHFNQPMVKQAPVLLTVCADINRFSLWCEERNADAGYNNLLWLMNSTIDASLFAQNLCVEAEYHGLGICYLGTALYNAKEFIDVLELPKGVIPITAIVLGYPDHKPELTDRLPLDGLIHSERYKDYTPEKINDLHGEKENLPSSKQFVKENEKDNLAQVFTDVRYKKVDSEFFSKKLLATLREQGFNI